The nucleotide sequence TTGTTTCTGtggttgttgctgttgttgttgttgtacttGTCTTTGTTTTTTGCTGTGTGATGATGGGTTGTTGAGGACGGCTGAGATTGATTTAAAGCGGTAAAAAGAACGGTTGAGATTGGAGGAAGAGGGTGGGATATTAAGAAATTTTAGATTTAGAGTGTTTACAGAACTGATACATGGTGAAAGCATCTTGGGAAGTAGATTGAAGAATTGGTTATGGTGTAGTATTTGTGTTGAGTGCCTTATCTgatagatatagatagatagatgttTATCAGTTTCTTTAGATTTTACACTGAAAGAGGAGTGTTCActtctttagatttttttgtttcCCTCCAGAGATAACTGAAACAACTAAAAATATCTTATGTGGACTATATTCAACCTCATCCACACAAACTACTGCCTAATTATTATTCGtgtgaaaaaatttcaaaaatagataCCAACTCATGTAATGTCCTCTAGGTCCCTCAACAAAAAAACTCATGTAATATTGGAAGTGTGGATGTGGTTGATATGCTAAAAATTAAGCACAACATAATACGGAAGACTAAACTTTTATGgtattgaacattttttttgctCTTATACGATATTTTTTATGGACaaaaaactataatattttagataatttGTACTTCAAGTAAAAATGTGTGCTCTAGTTTaatgaaagataaaaatttcaatttttattgtgTCACTTGTTGTCTCCAATTTGTTCTGAAAACAATTTTATCGAAGTGATCTCCGACTTTCAAAAACCGAGAGAGGTTGCAAAGAAAGAACTGGAGTGGTTATAAGGTGGAAAGGAAGAGGACATGGTTATTGGTTCTAGATTCTAAACTCTCCTATATCTTTGTGTTCAAAGAAACAAGACATAGTGACATTATCATCTCTTGAGGTTAAATATGTTGCATGTTAAGTTCTTTGGTTAGGCTCATTGCTTACTGAGTTGAAGAATGAGGAGCCCTTTGCACCTTAAGGTAGATAATAAATCAGCAATCAATTTTATATGTTAGAAGTAGCACATTGGAATAagatatcattttttataagatcAAGCAGGAAAATAAATGTTTGAAGTGATCTATTGCAAcacaaaatttcatgtttcaaggTGAAAGGTTTAGAGAACTAAGAACcttacattatattttattagtaAATAGTAGAAGCCTGAATTAGGAAAAGTGTTAGATGATGTTCATTGTTCAATCTTAAGCGGTGTAATATTTTGTGTTGGgtgtattaaaaattgtagcgagttactacctccgttcttttttaattgtcatattttgacattttacacaaaccaaaacaatcaacaattgatattatttttgatgcaataagctatacttttactataatgaccttattcatttaatatctcatttcatatatttctctctgcaataaataactaaggataatattggtaaaacaacatttaatattacattgaactttgaaagtgacagttaaataggaacaaaaattttctccaaaaatgacacttaaaaatgaaCGGATGAAGTAAACAGTAAAGACCATGCCTTCGGTGTACGTGATGAGTGATGGTGATTTCTGAATCTTTCCTCTTGTGAATGCCTCCCCTCATTTTATAGAGATGGTTTTCAAAATATTGTCGGGAGTTATTTGgagttattgatttttttttttttacaacaataaaacgatattcattcattcaaatcgatagagtacatcagatacaaacatcgctaaaaatGTAAAGGgcgaatctgcgaacaaactcacaacacccaagttaatagcatacaacggcaaaatgcttacaaataatatgataaaaccgAAATCACCGAAATACCCATGCtttcggatctgcaacgttgacgtccaaatcattgcttgaatttgtaattgattgatgtagatctttcaataggaattGAACAAACACCGCGACAAGACGCGAAAGCAAATgacgcacaagacgacgaacaacacaacgccgcacttagacgacgaaaccacaaaaaacacaattgaaaaaacttgatagatgtgaaaaccacttatttagattgaaagaaaagggaaaaaaagatgttaggtcaaaaaatgacctacaaccacccctcctcgatgaacgaaggagaaagaaagtttagagagaagttggagtttctctcactagaaaacTAGGGCCGGCTTTTTAGATTAATCATTAGATGACTCACATTTATTATTTGAAGTTATAGATGGTGGGTGGGGTTGGAGAGCATAATGAGCGAGCTGGAATCCGACTTGTATAAGGTGATACCTCCGACTCAATATTATTATACCGGTTCAAAGCCCCTAAGGCCAGCCCTCAATAATTCTGATGACTGACGAGCCCCCAAAACAAGGTGAGCCCCGAGATTTTGGTTTGCACATGCGAGTTATAGCTTTAGTTGTATTTGTTTCTCTCAcgtatagatttttttttagtattttgagGTGACGTGATTTCTACAATCATGCTCCAATTATCTCGTGTCAATTTGAAGCTCCCAAGCATGAGATTTGAAAGGGCGAATTCACACCTTTTAGCCAACATTTGCTTTTCGGTTTCTGATTGACGGCTAGATGTTATCGTATCTCGTTTAAGCACGTGCTTTCTTTTCAGCAAGGTATCCTAGATGATGCTCCTAAcatatttgttttagtttttctaaaaaaaatcttcaaacttTTAGTCTCACAAAAGTTTTTCGTACACTACACGCTTTCAGTCTTACCTTCTAAGTCAAGCTATAAGTACTCATCAAATTTTATCATGAACGttgataatattataagaacgctataaaaatctgatttttttttaacaaaatacgaattaaatataaatttttaaacgttaaatataaaaattcatatttaattcattatttattaaaaaatcaaacttttttcaaaaataattctaGATATACTAAAcatgattaagaaaaaaaaatcaaatttttgaataatACTCCTgaattgacttaaaaataaaataaaaatgatgtaCTACGTAAGATACATCTTAgttgaatgaatataaaaaattaaatttacttataattaggaacggaGATAGTAAAAGTTTAGTTTATTTCGTTAACATCAAATAAAAGATAAGAGGTTTATATATAGGTTTATAGTTCCTcttaaaaaaaggaaaggaggttttaagtttttcagtaaaacaaaagatttttgctataaaaaataaaataaagacacaCGGAGTGAAAGTGTTGTTGTTAACTATCGAAAGACGAGGTTGCCGGCTGTGTGACACAATCGATCACCAGTTCTCGATCTTGTTCCTCTCTACTCAGATTTAGGGTTTTCCACTAATTCCTGTTTGCTACGTATCGCGCAATTCCTCATCAGATACTACATCGCGGTAAAATACTATACTCCTTGTttctaatttcaatttcaattcccAAATCTAAACAATGCATAATTGTAATCGATTCATAAGCTACTTTAATTACATTTACATACTTCTCTTCTGAATTCATATTTCTTTAGTTTGTTAGGTTTTAGAATAATGGCGGAAGATCTGGTTTTGGATACTGCAATCAGAGATTGGGTGTTAATCCCTTTATCTGTTGTTATGGTTCTTATTGGTGTGCTTCGTCATATTGTTTCCAAGCTTTTGCGTTCTTCTCAAACTCCTGATATCAAAATTGTCAGAGAAGGgtaattttgacatttattcttcagttgattattttgatttttagtatTCTTGATTTGTAATTTGATGTTATATTGATGATTTGGTGATCTTAATACAGGCAAGTTATGCTTAGAGCTCGGAATTTACGTGCTGCTGCTAATTTTATTCCTTCTAAGGCTTTTCGTGCCCGCAAGCTTTATTATTGTAACGAGGTTTGTTTTCTCAGTGTGTATTCTAGTTTGTTAGAaggtttatatttatgtttcttATTTGGGAGAAAAATGTAGTATTATGTAATGGCTTTTGTTATGGGTGAAATTAACAACTATTGTTTGAGGCAATTAATTcagataaaaaatttatgagaATTCTCAGCTTCTGTGATTTGTTGTACTCAGAAGTCAAAATTTGTTTCCTAGATCCCATTAGAGGTTAATTgatcaataaattttaaaatttgacattTCTAGAATGCCTCTGAAACTCATCAGAAGTTAATAACTCTGTTACAAGCTTTGTGTAGTAATTTACAGAATAATTTGTCTAACCAATTCAACAGTGAACTAATTGTTTGTCAATTTTTGTTAAAGGAAAATGGTCTATTGTTCGTTCCGAAGGGCCAAGCCACGAATCCACAAGCACAGATGTTCTCTGATCCGAACATGGCCATGGATATGATGAAGAAAAATCTTTCAATGATCATTCCTCAGGTGTCGAGATTAGATTAGAGTTTGACACTGCTTTCTTGGATCATATGCCTTGCTTGTTGTTCTACTTTTTGCCAATTATGAATTGCCATACTAACTTGTATTGTTTACTCTTGTTGGCCAGACTCTTACTTTTGCTTGGgtgaactttttcttttctggaTTTGTAGCAGGTAATTTTCACACTTGCTTTTGTCCCTCATAGTGTCATAATGTTAGATTGGTATTTGGTAGTTTTCTTTACATGAATtcatattcttcaaaatctgtTTATGTCTGTCATATTACGGTGTCACGATGccagttttaatttttgtatatatatggtTGCCATCCTGAATAAGCACGTATATATCTTGACTTATTGTCCATGGAAGCCATGTACTTGCTACAAAGGTTGAGGGAAAAATATCAACTAATCAAACTGATGGTTTGTATTGGTATTGAAAAGACATCTAATAGAATACCTAGTGGATTACTTTCATTTAGCTATCAAAGAAATGTACCAAGGGGTCACAACTAGTTTGAGATTACAAGGGGTCACAACTAGTTTGAGATTACGAGGTGGAAATATAGAAAATTTCCCAACAACCATTAGTGTGTACCAAGGGTCAACTTTGATTCTTAGTTTTTTTCTCTTGGTTCAAGACATACTTGCTTAACATATCCAAAATATGTTATCTCGACACATGCCTTTTGCAGATGATATATAGTCATAAATGGGAGATAAAATAAAAGGGGAGTTGCTGATTTAATGATAATtctcaaaaacaaacaatttccaACTATATAGAACTAAAACTTAGTATACAAAATGCAAGTTTAGCGAGACATACACAATGTTGAAGTTGTGGGATTTTAGATAAAAGGAGGatggaaaataataaatactttCAATATCATTCATCATTGCTTGATACTAACTTGTAGCCAAAGACTAAACACTGATCCCTATTAATAGGGATACACGGTCTCAATcataaatcaaaaacaaatcataataaaaataggTAATATGAAATCTAATCCTAAGAGATGCTTTAAGATTACAAGATAATCCTAGGAAATAACTTAAGacactcttttcttttttatggatAATAACTTAAGATACTCAAATATGATATATCAAAGATTTAAGatattataagatattttctaaTATTCCAACACCTAAGTACTACAAGTCTCAATTTTTAAGTATGATTACTATCATAGATCACTGCTATAGGTGGTCCATGATGGACCACGTTTGGTTGCCTTTGGATTTTGAAGTTTCACCAGATTTAACAATAGACCTCCCATACTAGATTTTTCCTCTTTCTCCTAGTGTTGTCAAACAGAGGTTATAGCGCTATAGCACAgagaaatttgaacaaactgctattGTTCCGGGATACGCTATTTAGTACGAAGTTTTGTCAAGTAGAGGCTATATCAGCAGCACTATAGCCTCTATAGCATAGCGGAATTCGAACAAACGGTATTCTTTTCTAATCCACAATTGACAACATTGCTTTCTCCCCTCTTCCTTCTTCCCTTCCTGCCCCCCTACCCCTTTCCCTGACCGCCGCCAGTCTCTTTCCAGCAATCTTTGCATCTCCAATGTGTGTTTAGACGTTGGAACCCAGCCACCCTAACAAACAGTTCCTCTGGCAGTCGACCAGGAAGACTCCTTCGTTAAAGACGGTGCATAGCCCAAGGCTGCACCTGCACCACTTCCCTCTTCCCATCCCCCCTCCTCTGTGCCCCCCATTTTTACGACCATGAAATGGCAGAGCATACATATTTATAACATTTACCGAAGTTGGAACAAACTTAACAATGTGTGTGGCCTGACCAACTCTGTTCTTCCATGGCCACAAAAGGGTTGGCCATGATAGCTAGTAGCTACCAGAATTAGGCTAGAACGGAGGTTGTTATTGGCTATTGCTGAAGGACTTAGTCTAAGCTTGAGATGAAGTAGCAGATTGAGGAATCTAAGCCATGATCGAAGCTTATTCAAGCCCTGATACCATGAAGAAATCTGAGAGTTGAGATTATTTGTGAGAGAATGAGATCAAGGGCATTTCTCAAGTTTGATATTCTTATTTCTTAGATGAGAAAGATTTACATCAGTCTTGTATATGTAAAATGTGAGTGTGCAGTGCAAACTAATTGAAAAATCTGTTGCTGAGTAACAGCTACCGCCAGTTATTGAACTAAAACTTAATTAACAGAACAGACAAGAAAACTATTAGAGTTACATGCAAGCTATAAGCTACAAGTAAATAGTACATATTccctccggtcacatttataatcaaaaaacaactttttagatacattgaataattaatgtatctaacCTATAAATATCACCAGattcattaattattcaatgtacataaaaagtcattttttgcttataaatgtgaccggagggagtactactATCAGACTGAACATAATTCAATATCATTGCCTTGTAGGAAAAAGGCTTTAGTTGTTGTTTTATTATGCAGTCATCTACCCTTGTATTCCCTGCCCCTGTTATCTGCTTctaaaatatttacaatttttttgcaGCCAAGATACCCTTTCCATTGACACAAAGGTTTAGGTCTATGTTACAGAATGGAATAGACCTCAGCACAGTTGATGTTAGCTACGTCAGCAGTCGCTCCtggtaattttctttttcatagaTTTCTGCCTTTTCACTCTTGCTTGCGTTTAATTGTCATGAATCATGATTGCATTTCAGGTACTTCCTCAATCTGTTTGGCTTAAGAGGATTGTTTAGTCTCATCTTGGGGGAAGAAAATGGTTTGTATTTAACGACTTAAACATCAACCatttttatatgtatatttttagtTATCTCATCAATTtcattatatgaatttttactattcataatttgttgatttttgcaTTATAACTGGAATTTGGATACACACTAGTTACAAATTATGATGGTTGCTGTTTTTCATGCAGCTGTAGATGATACACAAAGAATGATGCAAATGGGTGGTGGATTCGGATTTGATCCTTCAAAGGTACAAATATGAATGATTTACTGTagaattttcataattttaaagatcCAACTTCGAAATTATAGTTTTATTCCGTGAATGGTTCCTCCCTCCCTTTCTCCATGTCACCAGGGGAAATATCCATATAGAGGTTCTATAGCATGACTACTTTTTCATTGAGGATGACACTCAAGTTTTTTTGAGCAAATGATGACACTCAAGTTAAAATTTAACACTTGTACAAAGAAGCAAAATGTAGGTGCATTCTGATAAGTTTAtaagaaaaggttaaaaaaagAATAGCCCTTGGCTCCTTGCTGAGAAATTGGCCAATTGCCTTGGGATGATATACAAGCTAGGGGTTCAGGGATAGATACACTTCTCCTTATCTTCGCAGTTTCAAACACAGTAAATGTCGAACTGTGGCAAAGGGATCCTACCCAGTGTAGTTTCTAACTAAGCAATTCGCAAATCttactttttttaatcttgttttCAGGGTCTGAGTGTTGAGAAAGACAATCTTGACATAACCCAACATGACTGGGCCTTGCCAAATTTCGAGCATCATGCTGAAGATGTTTTGAAGAGAGTTATTAGCTGAACAATACCTATATGACATCGGAAGTTTAATTGCTTACCTTAGGGGAAACCCTTACATTCTATTGTTGCGGTTGGACCTTTGCCATCCTTGGCAAAAGATATTGAAGATCTTGTCGAGACAATGAATGAGTGTAatgttgaaacaaaaaaattgtgtatttattgtcaaaaaattgtcacGATTTTGTTTAAACCAGAACTGATGTTATTTAAGAATGCCAGTAGCcataagaaagaaggttagagAATTTTCCTATGAAATATTGAACCGTGTATACGTGTTTAAACTTTGAAGTCATATATGTGATATGTATTTCTGTACTGCGAAGCCTTACACTACATATCTCCCTCCTATAACTTAACCAAAAATACTAATTACACGATATTTGCATATTCTCACTCTtattatcaatcaaatcatgcttgcagaaagaaagaaaatttagGTGAGCATGGGTGCACTTGTTAAGTTGAACGTATTTGTAGTTGATTTCTAGTGTAAACTATAAACGCACGAGTTAATGCTCATGTTTTCACGTTGTTGTATATGCATAATTGATTCCTCTGAACACGATTTCAGTGGTAGTCCACCATCTATATAATGTAATCAAAAACTatatttcgtttttttttagagtGTGTTTTGATGAGGGAATGCAACGTTTTGAgagaatttaaatattttgatatgaatttcattgtttggataataatttgaagaattttcaaaatgatggaaatttatgaagtattttgctcaagttaaatttagagaatttcaaatgacacttaaaagttaagaatttcaaaattcttcattgttataattttccaaattttgcattttgatccaaaacaaaattcaaaaatttcaatttgaccctaataaaattccaaaaaaattgtaaatttacccctcaatttttttggaatgaCGGAAACTGAAGTGTGAGAACTGCCACACTCCAATGTTCCCAGCTTAATTTGCATCACATTGGTGTAGGCAAGCAACAAAATAAACTCTCAGGTAGCTAAGACGGCGAACAGCACCATGAAGGCGCGGAGGATACGACTCCGAGCGACAGCAACAAACACTAAGTGAAGGATAAGCCATTGTAGACAATAAggtttttttgttatgtttgtgtCGGAAAAACACTTGCAGTCAGAAGTAATGTTGATAGTTGGATAGATTTGGGTTCAACCCGCGCCTAAGAATGTAACCCCGGCAAAGATAGTGCTTAGTGTAAAGATGGTGTCCACAGTCGCGGTGTGTCGTGATTGTAATTGGGCCATGAAGAATTTGATAACTAATGgaaaagggattttttttttttttttttttaaagaaagaactAAGGGAATAGGGATTACGATTGTTAGTGATCATTAATCAAATGAATCGGTTGATATTTAAATATtggaaaatgctaacttgtgaccttagggcacatgttaagaatcTAAAGTGGAAATTTTATCTAAGAAATTGTGtcaatttattcttttaaagattaaaaatcattgttttgtaataaatatttaccATTTATGGAGTCCTTAACATGTGCTCTCAGTGCACAACTTAGCAAGACCCttaaatattattgtaaaaGTATAGATGAAaacctattttaaaaatgatttttgctATGCGTAATGATCATGAAGAAATgtgtatgtatgtgtgtgtctatatatatatatatatatatatatatatatatatatatatctgtgtgtgtgtgtacgGGCGCGTGCATTCGTGTGTTTATTATCGTCTACACGAGTTTAAAATATACTCCCTCGGTTCAATATATTCTTTGACTTTCCAACGGACGTGTGTGGAACAAATTTAATTAGATATAAGTGAGAGATGGTCACGtgaaaagcaaaggctcaactATTAACAAAGGAAGTTGgtttaagaataaaatatgaGGGGAATTCAATGttaaaaacacattaaaaattGGTTCAAGGATAAAATTTGAGGGGATTCACTTGAATCCTTTGGGTTGGAGCCACATCCTCTCTAAGCTAGGTAAATTGATAGGTATGCATATCAACCTATCTTTAGAGAAATCAACTCTAATAAAACTAGGATATATATAGACCATCATTCAAAATATACAATAGTTTCACCAaatatcaacaaaacaaaaacaaaaaaaaacttctcttTTCCCGTGAAGTCAGAAACAGTTTTTTCGAACTTTTTGCCCCCTCACATCATTAATATTAAGATTAAGAGCCTTTAAAACAATTAGTAATTCATTTGCAAGTCCTAAGCAAGTTTATGTATGTTTGAAAATATAAGAAACATGggcaagaaaataaataaatatattattcttGTGCTGAATAACTAACTATGCCGAAGGAAAAGACTAAGTCGAAGCAAAATATTGGTGTAGATTGAGTAGGTTAAAGGAAAATATTGGTGTTGATTGAATGGTAGGGTTGGCAGTGCATACAGGTCAAGGTCACTGGTTCCTGCATAATTCCAGTACATGGGTCTATTATTTCTAACTGGCAACCCCTTATGCAAAGTGTTGTCTAACAAACATGTCACAACAGACGCAACAAATGCTCTTGACCCAAATGGCACATTGATTAATTCATTGAaccaacataacaaaaaaatgagTATAAGTATAATgtgtataaaaattaaatcttattattataatataatagtgtatatatattatcaatACCCATTCTTTGCCCAAGTGGACTGGTCCAAAACCATGGACCGCTTTATATTCCATGAAGTAATGAGGCACATAAAAGCTCAATATCATGGAGATGCCTATTATGACAACCGCTCGAAGCCTGTTAGCTTGGAAAGCTGGAGAAAAGTAAGACCTTTGGCACCTGCAAATGATGTACAGGgcaccaaaataaataaagaagagGTACATTATATTCAGGTATATATACTGAATAGAATAGGTACATGgcaccaaaataaataaagaatgtcataataaaaaaaattcaggtaTGAGACTTTTCTCGTTTTAAATCTGAAACTGATGTGATATTTGACAACTTTGAAAACAAGTTTAAAACAGTTAAATACAgaattaaatacataaattcATATAATAGTAAATCAGTTCAAATTTATACATGGTTTGGTTTGTTCAATATTAAAGAATTTTCTGCAAATATAAGCTATCATGATTGTTTCAATTCAATAAAATTGGGATTAACAATAAGATTTTTGGTTATGTTGGTGTCGGGAAAATACTTGGGGTCGGAAGTAATGTTGTTAGTTGGACAAATTTGGGTCCAACCTGCGCCCAAGAATGTAACCCCAGCAAAGATAGTGCTTAGTGCAAAGACGGCGTTCACAGCCGCGGTGTGTCCTGATTGTGATTGGGCCATGAAGAATTTGATAACTAAGGAAAGAGGGATTATGATTGTTGGTGGtaattaatcaaattaattgGTTGATATCTAAATATTATTGTAAAAGTAGAGATGAAAacctattttgaaaattatttttgttatactATGTGTGTGATCATCATGAagaaatgtgtgtgtgtgtgtgtatgtatatatatatatttgtgtgcgCGCGCTCGCACCTACTTGCGTTCGTGTATGTAATATGTATCATTATCGTCTAAGTcttcttatgaaaatattttcatttttaattagcATGATGCTAATTAATGGCTTAAGACATTtgttagtgaaaaaaaaatgtatttaaattaatattttttagaattttgaaatgTCGACTACACGAGTTTAAAATATACTCCCTCGGATCAATATATTCTTTGACTTTCGAACGGACGTGTGTGGAACAAATTTAATTAGAGATAAGTGAGAGATGGTCACGTGAAAAGGAAAGGCTCAACTTTTAAAAAAGGAAGTTGgtttaagaataaaatatgaGGGGAATTCAATGttaaaaacacattaaaaattGGTTCAAGGATAAAATTTGAGGGGATTCACTTGAATCCTTTGGGTTGGAGCCACATCCTCTCTCAGCTAGATAAATTGATTGGTATGCATATCAACCTATCTTTAGAGAAATCAACTATAATAAAACTAGGATATATATAGACCATCATTGAAAATATACAACAGTTTCACCAaatatcaacaaaacaaaaacaaaaaaacttttctTTTTCCGTGAAGTCAGAAACGGTTTTATAAGCTTTTTGCCCCCTCACATCATCAATATTAAGATTAAGAGCCTTTAAAACATTTAGTAATTCATTTGCAAGTCCTAAACAAGTTTATGTATATGTTTGAAAATATAAGAAACATGggcaagaaaataaataaaaatattattcttgtGCTGAATAACTAACTATATATGCCGAAGGAAAAGACTAAGCTTAAGCAAAATATTGGTGTAGATTGAATAGACTAAAGGAAAATATTGGTGTAGATTGAATGGTACGGTTGGCAGTGCATACAGGTCAAGGTCACTGGTTCCTGCATCATCCCAGTACATGGGTGTCTAATTTCTAACTGGCAACCGCTTATGCAAAGTGTTGTCTAACAAACATACCACAACAGTCGCAACAAATGCTCTTGACCCAAATGGCACATTGATTAATTCATTGAACCgtcataacaaaaaaatgagTATAAGTATAaagtgtatataaattaaatcttattattataatataatagtgtatatatattatcaatACCCATTCTTTGCCCAAGTGGACTGGTCCAAAACCATGGACTGCTTTATATTCCATGAAGTAATGAGGCGCAGAAAAGCTCAATATCATGGAGATGCCTATTATGACAACCATTCGAAGCCTGTTAGCTTGGAAAGCTGGAGAAAAGTAAGACCTTCGGCACCTGCAAATGATGTACAGGgcactaaaataaataaagaagagGTACATTATATTCAGGTATATATACTGAATAGAATAGGTACATGgcaccaaaataaataaataatatcataataaaaaaattcaggcATGAGACTTTTCTCGTTTTAAATCTGAAACTGATGTGATATTTGACAACTTTGAAAACAAGTTTAAAACAGTTAAATACAgaattaaatacataaattcATATAATAGTAAATCAGTTCAAATTTATACATGGTTTGGTTTGTTCAATATTAAAGAATTTTCTGCAAATATAAGCTATCATGATTGTTTCAATTCAATAAAATTGGGATTAACGATAAGGTTTTTGGTTATGTTGGTGTCAGGAAAACACTTGGGGTCGGAAGTAATGTTGTTAGTTGGACAAATTTGGGTCCAACCTGCGCCCAAGAATGTAACCCCAGCAAAGATAGTGTTTAGTGCAAAGATGGCGTCCACAGCTGCGGTGTGTCCTGATTGTGATTGGGCCATGAAGAATTTAATAACTAAGGGAAGAGGAATTATGATTGTTGGTAGTAATTAATCAAATGAATCGGttgatatttaaatattattgtaaaaGTAGAGATGAAAacctattttgaaaattatttttgttatattatgtGTGTGATCATCATGAagaaatgtgtgtgtgtgtgtgtgtgtatatttgtgtACGCACGCTCGCAACCCCTTATGCAAAGTGTTGTCTAACAAACATGCCACAACAGCCGCAACAAATGCTCTTGACCCAAATGGCA is from Medicago truncatula cultivar Jemalong A17 chromosome 1, MtrunA17r5.0-ANR, whole genome shotgun sequence and encodes:
- the LOC11420828 gene encoding ER membrane protein complex subunit 3 — protein: MAEDLVLDTAIRDWVLIPLSVVMVLIGVLRHIVSKLLRSSQTPDIKIVREGQVMLRARNLRAAANFIPSKAFRARKLYYCNEENGLLFVPKGQATNPQAQMFSDPNMAMDMMKKNLSMIIPQTLTFAWVNFFFSGFVAAKIPFPLTQRFRSMLQNGIDLSTVDVSYVSSRSWYFLNLFGLRGLFSLILGEENAVDDTQRMMQMGGGFGFDPSKGLSVEKDNLDITQHDWALPNFEHHAEDVLKRVIS